One Ficedula albicollis isolate OC2 chromosome Z, FicAlb1.5, whole genome shotgun sequence DNA window includes the following coding sequences:
- the PMAIP1 gene encoding phorbol-12-myristate-13-acetate-induced protein 1, with protein sequence MMPGRTLRRGGPPAAPAGREAAAAECALELTRIGDRWNLRQRLLNLLAKLFLPSPGPRAARGHGERSRGAPWLCGFGRKGSTDSGR encoded by the exons ATGATGCCCGGCCGGACCCTGCgca ggggggggcccccagcCGCTCCTGCAG GGCGGGAGGCGGCGGCGGCCGAGTGCGCCCTGGAGCTGACCCGCATCGGCGACAGATGGAACCTGCGGCAGAGGCtcctcaacctgctggccaaGCTGTTCCTGCCGAGCCCCGGACCGCGGGCTGCCCGCGGACACGGCgagaggagcaggggagcaCCTTGGCTTTGTGGGTTTGGGAGAAAAGGCTCCACAGACAGTGGGAGATGA